CTATATAGGCGTTACCTTCAAAGGTATCTACCTGCAATCCTTCTGGTAAGGTGCGTTGAATGGCCTTCCCATCATATTCCCAATGTAAAAAGAGTAAGTTTCGCCACTTTTGGTACATGATAGGATTTCTATGGGTTGGTCGTTCTCTTACTTCTTGCCGTTTTAAAGAAGTCGGTTGTTCCATAAAAGGTTTTCCATAGCCATAGGGTTAGAGTTTTAAATTTCATTCCAGGATACGTATCATAAAAAATGTTTGCCTATATGGGGTAGATGTCAATTAAAATAAAGAAAAACAGTGTGAAATGGATCTTCCTGAAGAGATTGCCCCCCACTTTGCTACAGGAGCATGAAGTTCCTGAAGGGTTCAGGGGATAGCCGCGGCTTGAAGAATGTTTAGAACTCTATCATCCGGTAGTTTGATGGATGAAGCTTCGGCGTTGAGTCGTGCCAAGAGTCCCCCAAAATGCGATAAATACAGGGGTGTATAGGAGCTTCTAAAAGAGAAAGATAAAAGTAATCTAGAGGCGATCGGTCGATCGCCCGTACTAAGGTGTTATGACCGTTCGAATAGGTACCTCAGGTTGGGTTTATAACCACTGGCGTGGAATCTTTTACCCAAGAGGGTTACACCAGAAGGATTGGTTTAACTATTACGCACGGGAGTTTAATACCGTCGAGATCAATAATTCATTTTATCGGCTCCCGAGCTCGGTTACTTTCGAAGCGTGGCGTGAGCAGGCGCCCCTTGATTTTCTTTACGCCGTCAAGGCCAGCCGTTTCCTTACCCACTTTAAAAGACTCAAAGACCCCGAGGAATCGCTCCAAAGGTTCTTTGATCATGCCCGTCATTTAGGTAGAACTCTTGGCCCAGTACTTTATCAGCTTCCACCGCACTGGCAGGTCAACCTGCCGCGGTTTGAATATTTTCTGGCAGCCTTACCGAAGGAATATGTCCATGTTGTCGAATTCCGTGATACGAGCTGGTTGATTGAAGAGACTTTTCAGCTTATGGAACGCTATCATGTTGCCCATTGTATCCATGATAGGCATCCGCTGCAAATTCCTATCCGCCTGACCTCACCACCAGTCTACCTCCGTTTTCATGGTGATCCTACCTGCGGTGGCGATTATCAACCCGCAGCCCTCGAAACCTGGGCCAGGCGCATGGATGATTGGTGTAACCAAAAGCTTGATATCTTCGTCTACTTTAATAATGATATCCACGGTTATGCCATAAAAAATGCCAGAATGCTGAAAAAGCTACTGACTAAAAGTTAAATGATACAGTGGGTCATGAATGCTTTCATTCTAACCTCAACGAATGGGTATAATACTAATTCCCTGGTTTCACAGATAGGAGCAATCCAGGGATTGCTCCTTTAATTCCATGGAAGCCTATAGATTACCGGCTCTTTTAGTCAAAATCAAACAAATCTTCTAGAAACGATTTACGTCTTTTCCTTTTATAATAGTCGCTGTCTTCATATTCCCAATGGTTAGGATCGTATTCTTCAAAGTCTCTTTTATAGGATCCGGTATCCTCCTGTCTTCGATACCTATCGCTATAATCTTCTCTCCAGGGAGATGTAGTTATGGATCGTTGGATTATTTTATCCAATTCTCCTCGATCTAACCATATTCCCCGGCATTGGGGACAATAATCCATCTCAATTCCCTGACGATTCGATAGCTTAAGTTCTACCTGGCAAACGGGACAATACATTTGTAATCCTCCTACCTATTCGTGCATGACCTGGAGGACTTTCTACCCTCCCCGT
This is a stretch of genomic DNA from Candidatus Limnocylindrales bacterium. It encodes these proteins:
- a CDS encoding zf-TFIIB domain-containing protein encodes the protein MYCPVCQVELKLSNRQGIEMDYCPQCRGIWLDRGELDKIIQRSITTSPWREDYSDRYRRQEDTGSYKRDFEEYDPNHWEYEDSDYYKRKRRKSFLEDLFDFD
- a CDS encoding DUF72 domain-containing protein codes for the protein MTVRIGTSGWVYNHWRGIFYPRGLHQKDWFNYYAREFNTVEINNSFYRLPSSVTFEAWREQAPLDFLYAVKASRFLTHFKRLKDPEESLQRFFDHARHLGRTLGPVLYQLPPHWQVNLPRFEYFLAALPKEYVHVVEFRDTSWLIEETFQLMERYHVAHCIHDRHPLQIPIRLTSPPVYLRFHGDPTCGGDYQPAALETWARRMDDWCNQKLDIFVYFNNDIHGYAIKNARMLKKLLTKS